A single Lolium perenne isolate Kyuss_39 chromosome 6, Kyuss_2.0, whole genome shotgun sequence DNA region contains:
- the LOC127308663 gene encoding UTP:RNA uridylyltransferase 1 yields the protein MSGDAKPLADGAFLRFLLPSPKPKPAPAPPARLAPPHQLFAPPPPPLPLPRPDERLFIVPPTRPSWYPPPPPPAPTPPPRRAPPATRNAGGFGAGRGAPVRRRVGDFVGARPRAGPERRNAGAGLAAAKPTRGGGEARRAEKSQKRVWVPVGKKGGNGGSDVDDQAAGGGGYAGGDEAEGSLEGDEQLEPDDSEQDDSDLLGEELENSLTIAGGDHEYADGDGGEEPNEKQNLVSQSNPVQRLRVKVRGGWVECRDDIDAFAPGLLSIYESLKPSDEHKSKQSQLIDSLTKSVSKEWPNARLHLYGSCANSFGTSHSDVDVCLEIDIGTGSVVEMLLRLAEILRADSFDDVEAITSARVPIVRMLDAGSGFSCDICINNLFAVANTKLLKDYAQIDGRLLQLASIVKHWAKLRAVNETYRGTLSSYAYVLMCISFLQLREPKILPCLQAMEPTYTMVVDDTECTYFDEVHQLHDFGAENRESIAELLWAFFHYWAFQHDYRKDVISIRMGKIISKKEKNWTTRVGNDRHLMCIEDPFETGHDLGRVVDRQTIRIIREEFERAADVLQHSDDPCTTLFDPYNHEPESLKIP from the exons ATGTCCGGCGACGCCAAGCCCCTCGCCGACGGCGCCTTCCTACGCTTCCTCCTCCCTTCCCCCAAGCCCAAGCCCGCGCCCGCCCCACCCGCCCGCCTCGCCCCGCCGCACCAACTGTTcgcgcccccgccgccgccgctccccctCCCTCGCCCCGACGAGCGCCTCTTCATCGTGCCCCCCACGCGCCCCTCCTGgtacccgccgccgcctccccctgcACCCACCCCCCCGCCGCGCCGCGCTCCCCCTGCCACCCGCAATGCAGGTGGCTTCGGCGCCGGCCGGGGCGCTCCGGTGCGGCGGAGGGTTGGGGATTTCGTCGGTGCCAGGCCTCGCGCGGGTCCCGAGAGGCGGAATGCGGGCGCGGGTCTCGCTGCCGCGAAACCAACCCGAGGCGGCGGCGAGGCCCGGCGGGCGGAGAAGAGTCAGAAGAGGGTGTGGGTCCCCGTGGGGAAGAAGGGTGGGAATGGCGGCAGCGACGTCGACGACCaggcggcgggcggcggaggcTACGCGGGCGGCGACGAGGCCGAGGGGAGCCTCGAGGGGGACGAGCAGCTGGAACCGGACGACAGCGAGCAGGACGACAGTGATCTTCTTGGGGAAGAACTGGAGAATTCTCTCACCATCGCCGGTGGTGATCACGAGTATGCTGACGGTGACGGCGGCGAGGAGCCAAACGAG AAGCAGAACCTGGTCTCGCAATCGAACCCAGTACAGCGCCTGCGAGTTAAAGTGCGCGGAGGGTGGGTCGAATGCCGCGACGACATCGACGCCTTCGCTCCCGGCCTGCTCTCCATCTACGAATCCCTCAAGCCATCGGATGAGCACAAGTCGAAGCAGAGTCAGCTCATAGACTCCCTGACGAAGTCAGTGAGCAAAGAGTGGCCCAATGCCCGGCTGCACCTCTACGGATCATGCGCCAATTCGTTTGGAACGTCCCATAGCGATGTTGATGTCTGCCTGGAGATCGATATCGGCACAGGGAGCGTGGTGGAGATGCTTCTGCGGCTGGCGGAGATCTTGCGCGCCGACAGTTTCGACGATGTGGAG GCAATTACCAGTGCTAGAGTCCCAATTgtgaggatgttggatgcagggaGCGGCTTCTCTTGTGACATCTGCATCAACAATCTGTTTGCTGTTGCCAACACAAAGCTGCTCAAGGATTATGCCCAGATAGATGGTAGACTGCTTCAGCTCGCCTCCATTGTGAAGCATTGGGCCAAACTGAGGGCTGTCAATGAGACGTACCGCGGAACGCTCTCTAGCTATGC ATATGTGCTGATGTGCATCAGTTTCTTGCAGCTGCGAGAACCCAAGATTCTTCCGTGTCTGCAG GCTATGGAGCCAACATATACCATGGTTGTTGATGACACAGAATGCACTTATTTTGATGAAGTTCATCAACTTCATGATTTTGGGGCTGAAAACAGGGAGAGCATTGCAGAGTTACTCTGGGCATTTTTCCACTACTGGGCATTCCAGCACGATTACAGGAAAGATGTCATCTCCATCCGTATGGGAAAGATAATCAG CAAGAAGGAGAAGAACTGGACGACTCGTGTCGGAAATGACCGTCATCTGATGTGCATTGAGGATCCTTTCGAGACTGGCCATGACTTAGGCCGTGTGGTTGACAGGCAAACAATCAGGATCATCAGGGAGGAGTTCGAGCGGGCTGCCGACGTACTGCAGCACAGCGACgatccttgcaccacactttttgACCCCTACAATCATGAACCTGAATCATTGAAAATACCCTGA
- the LOC127308664 gene encoding protein DETOXIFICATION 46, chloroplastic, which yields MSAHLRLLSAAALPSPAPASASLRRARLLPPAPAPPLPSTRLLAQPRRLGLSPRAGVRCRCVAVAGAGDGAELEVREEEAVVAPDAGIWEQVRDVVVFAGPALGLWICGPLMSLIDTMVIGQTSSLQLAALGPGTVFCDYLCYIFMFLSVATSNMVATSLANKDEELAQHQVSMLLFLALAFGIGMFLFTKIFGVQVLTAFTGSKNYEIIAAANTYAQIRGFAWPAVLVGLVAQSASLGMKDSWGPLKALAAASVINGVGDIFLCSVCGYGIAGAAWATMISQIVAAYMMMQNLNNRGFRAFSFTIPSTRELLQIFELAAPVFVTMTSKVAFYALLTYSATSMGAITLAAHQVMVNILCMCTVWGEPLSQTAQSFMPEMIYGAKRNLMKARMLLKSLVMIGAIAGVTVGTVGSIVPWLFPSLFTNDQMVVQQMHKVLIPYFTALLVTPSVHCLEGTLLAGRDLRYLSQSMGACFCIGTVLLLVARDKFASLQICWWILVFFQWSRFGSGLQRLVSRNGMLYNENFNQPDYAKVKAT from the exons ATGTCCGCCCACCTGCGCCTCCTCTCGGCGGCCGCGCTCCCGTCACCCGCCCCCGCGTCCGCCTCCCTCCGCCGCGCCCGCCTGCTCCCTCCCGCGCCCGCGCCCCCGCTCCCCTCCACCCGCCTCCTCGCCCAACCGCGTCGCCTCGGCCTCTCCCCGCGCGCGGGCGTCCGCTGCCGATGCGTCGCCGTGGCAGGCGCGGGCGACGGGGCCGAGCTGGAGGTTcgggaggaggaggcggtggtGGCGCCGGACGCGGGGATATGGGAGCAGGTGCGGGACGTGGTGGTGTTCGCGGGCCCGGCGCTCGGGCTCTGGATCTGCGGCCCGCTCATGAGCCTCATCGACACCATGGTCATCGGCCAGACGTCCTCACTCCAGCTCGCCGCACTAG GGCCTGGGACCGTGTTCTGCGACTACCTCTGCTACATATTCATGTTCCTCTCCGTCGCGACCTCCAACATGGTGGCCACCTCCTTGGCTAACAAG GATGAAGAACTTGCACAGCATCAAGTATCTATGCTGCTATTTCTAGCTCTTGCTTTTGGTATAGGAATGTTCTTGTTCACTAAGATTTTTGGGGTTCAAGTATTGACTG CTTTTACTGGATCAAAGAATTATGAAATTATTGCGGCCGCCAATACATATGCACAG ATTCGAGGCTTTGCATGGCCTGCAGTTCTTGTTGGCTTAGTTGCTCAAAGTGCTAG TTTAGGCATGAAAGATTCTTGGGGTCCTTTGAAGGCATTGGCAGCTGCTAGTGTTATAAATGGTGTCGGTGACATATTTCTTTGCTCTGTATGTGGCTATGGAATTGCTGGTGCTGCCTGGGCTACCATGATTTCACAG ATTGTTGCAGCTTATATGATGATGCAAAATCTAAATAATAGAGGTTTTCGAGCTTTCTCATTCACAATCCCGTCAACAAGAGAGCTTCTGCAGATATTTGAACTTGCAGCTCCTGTTTTTGTGACAATGACATCCAAG GTAGCATTTTATGCATTACTTACATACTCCGCGACTTCTATGGGAGCAATAACTCTTGCAGCCCACCAG GTTATGGTTAATATCTTATGCATGTGCACTGTTTGGGGCGAGCCGCTGTCACAAACTGCACAGTCGTTCATGCCAGAGATGATATATGGAGCTAAGCGCAATTTGATGAAG GCAAGGATGCTTCTGAAGTCACTTGTTATGATTGGTGCTATAGCTGGAGTGACCGTGGGAACAGTTGGATCGATTGTTCCGTGGCTTTTTCCCAGTCTATTTACCAACGATCAAATGGTTGTACAACAG ATGCACAAAGTGCTGATTCCATATTTCACTGCATTGTTGGTGACACCTTCAGTACACTGCCTTGAAGGAACATTATTG GCTGGAAGGGATCTCAGGTATTTGAGTCAATCAATGGGTGCATGCTTCTGCATTGGAACCGTTCTACTATTG GTTGCCCGCGACAAATTTGCTAGCTTGCAAATATGCTGGTGGATACTTGTTTTCTTCCAGTGG AGTCGGTTTGGAAGTGGTCTACAACGTCTTGTTTCTCGGAATGGCATGTTGTACAACGAAAATTTCAACCAGCCTGATTATGCCAAGGTGAAGGCCACATAA